DNA sequence from the Eulemur rufifrons isolate Redbay chromosome 6, OSU_ERuf_1, whole genome shotgun sequence genome:
ataaatgtcaattaaaaataaagaaaaaatatgaataggcAAACCACCAACTGGACAAGTATTACATGTAACTACCAAAGGAATCATTCAGCATATATAAAAACTCATAAAAGTTagtaatgaaaaagagaaatatttaattaaaatgagcaAAACTTAAGCCAACACTGCAAAAAAATGAGTAGCCAATTAGAACATGAAGATGCTCCATTTAATaaatcattatggaaatgcacattaaaacacaatgagatactactttgCATTCATTACAATGGCTAACATTCAAAACACTGGCAATACCTATTTGTTGGGAGTATGTAGAGCAACTataacactcatacattgctagtgggaatgtgaaatagtacaaccactttagaaaatagtttggcaatttcttatagaGTTAAGCATATATCCTGCTAAGAACCACCAATCTCACTCCAGGTtgtttatccaagagaaatgaaaacatattatctacaaaaggacttgaataacaatgttcacagcagctttattcataatagcccaaactTGAAGACTACACATATATCTATCCATaggaaaatagttaaaatgtgatatacccatacaatgaaatagtaGTCGGCTTtacaaaaggaacaaactactgatacatgcatgCAATGACATGGATAAATCCTCAAAATACTATGTTGAGTGCAAGAGCTAAGAACAAAAAAGTATACATTGTatgattctaaatatataaaatcaaagatCAGGCAAAACTAATATTCAGCAATGGAAATAGGAACAATGGTTGTCTCTGGAGGCAGAAGGATAACTTGAAGGGGCACAAAGGAACTTTcagaggtgatggaaatgtttcatGTCTTGAATGGAGTTTGAGTGACATAGATGTAGTCATTTAACAAAACTCATTGAGCTGTCCACTTATGACTTGTGCATATCATTCTCtcttaattatacctcaattaaaaataataaaaattattagatgaagcatttaaaattcacatatttttatagaacatgtaactttaaaaaatatgtgaatttcaATTAATAAAGTAAAAGTGAGCTTTTTGGAATAAAAGGTAAATCTGATATAGATCCTGTCCTTAAAGAACATAGAGTGTAATGAGACCCATTGGAAACCTGCCACCAGGGATTAGAGGGCCTCTAGAGAGGGACAATCAGGAAAAAGGCAcagaggaaggggtgggagggcaTTTGAGAGGAAACCACCAAAAGACTGTCTACCTCAAACCTTAAATATGGTTGATTTGTCTGGTTATACAACTTATCTTTATGTTGCAAAAGTTGAAAATGGtgaaaggaataaatttaaagagGATGACTCAAATTCGGTAAATGGAGATTTTGCACAGGCTTGACTTAAAAATTCAtcagtttgttcatctgttgAGTAATgtattccataaacatttatgaaGCTAGGGAGATATTCCAAGGCCTGCCAAAATTAAAGAAGACTGCTCTTTGGGGCCTAGATTGATATTTCATTTTTCGAATTTTGAGACAGAAATtgtagggaagagaaaaagaaacttgttaaaaatgtaacatTCTTTCCGTCTCTCTTAAATGCAATGACCAAAGAAATTTGGAACTTTTCCTGCAGTGCTTTCGGCCTTCTCCTGAAGGTGGGGTTCATCAAAAGTGGGAACAATTCTGCACCCTAGAGTTGGCAAAGCTCACAGAGGATGGGGTGAAAGCTTGTAAGGAAGTTCCAGAGACATTGCACTCACTTAATCCTTGGGAGGAGGATTATTATCCTGACAGTTTTAAGATCAGGGGAAGAGAAAGTTAAGAAAACCTACTAAACTTTAATGGAGGCAAAATTGGCTCTCAGAGCTACATCTGTCTGACCGAAGCAGAAGTTTTCCGTCGCTACGCCAGACGCTTCCCGACATCTCAAGGGGTCccttgggggaagggaaggctcCCCTCACTGTCGTCCCCCTCAGGAGCGTCCTGCAGAGCTCGCTGGAGAACCAGCCTGAGGGTCCGCCCCCGCTGCCGCCATCGCTGCCTAAAGGAGCCCACGAAGAAGTAAATAAGGGGGTTGGTGCTGCAGTTAACACAGGACAGGGCATCTAAAACCAAATGAATATAACAAAGGGACACATTAAAATAATTCCCCATCCAGATTAAGAGGAACCAGTAGATGCCGAAGGGCAGGCCACAGAGGAGGAAGGCCAGTACTGCGAACACCACGGTCACGTACAGCCTAGTCAGCGGCATCCGCCGGGAGCCACACAGCATCCTGACCAGCAGGGCTAGGCTGGACCCAGCGAGAACCACAAATAAAACAATCAGCCACGCTGCAGTGAGGAAATCAAACGTGCGACACCAATCATAGTCACCAATCCTAAACAGGAGACCACAGAACTTCCCTTCTAGGGTGCTCAGGAGCAAGGacagggcccagagcagggcaCACGTGACCGCCGACAGGTGTTTTGGGCGGTGGCAGCGGTACCAGATGGGCCACAGGACGGACAGGCAGCGCTCGGTGCTGATGGCACTGAGCATGCTCAGCCCTGCAAGGTAGGCAAAAGTCAGCACAGAGGTGAAGAAGTTAGAGATGGAGGAATGGAAGATGTCAATGAGGTTATCCAGGTAATACACAATCtggaagcagaggaggaggaagtcgGCCCCGGCCAGGTTGAGGATGTAGACGGAGAAGGCGTTCCTGCGCATGCGGAAGCCCAGCAGCCAGAGCACAACCGCGTTTCCCACCAGCCCAACCAGGGCAACGACCACGATCAGCAAGGCCAGGATCAGAGTCTTTTCGTCACAAGCTGGAGGAAGGACTTGGCCATATCCATTCATTGTTGTGATTTCGATTGCCCAGGGGGTGGTTGGATCCATGTTCGGAAACCCTCCATCGGTGCTGCTGGGAACACAAACAAGACTTGAGCGCCTGCTTGGTGATCACTGATTCTCAGCACCACCTGCTACGTGGGAATTGCCCGCCCTGTGTTACAGGGAGGGAAACAGAGGCTTGAATAGATTAAGTAATTTATTGAGGGCCAGGGAGTCCTGGCACCTGGATTTAAACCCAGTTCTCACTAACTCTAAAGCCTGGGTGCTCTCTACTGCAGTTGTTATGTCTTGTACTGACACGAGAATATGCTAACTCACTGTCCTAGGCCATGTCATGTcccctggaggcaggaggagaaagtcTGGACAGGCTGTGTGGGACAGCGAGAGACAGGACTCTGAGCTCAGCATTCCTTCTGTCCTGGGATAGAGGTTTCCTCTCATGGGCAGGAAGTCAGAAGCGCAGGCAGGACCCATGGCCACCCTTAGTGACTAGGCAGAACGGAGATCATGATTCACGGCCACGAGGGGAATGAGACTTCTGGCTAGGACAGCTGTGAGGATGATCAGACCTAGAAATGGGCTAGAAGTGACTCAGTGGTCAGCTATATGCAGACCGGAAGCACTTTTCTCTTGTCTATTTCTGTATGCTCAGTGCCTAGCTCCATGTGAGGGGTAGGGTGGATGGTCAAGAAATTTGTGATccaaaaatgaataagtaaatgggGAGCCAAAGAGTAGTTGAAAACTTGGGTTAATGTAAcacaaacattttgaaatgaaattagTCACCAGAAAACACGCACgtaaagaaatgaagaacttTTCACTCCCCACGTTTCCTTCTCTGGAACGCTCTGGTGTGTTTGAAAGGATTCCTTCTGCCTGCACAGATGGCTAATGATGGGCACTGTCATGTCTCCAATCCAGAGAGGGCCAGTATACGGCTTTTACTAATGAGCACCCAGAAGAGTTCAAGCCCACAGTTTAGGGAGGGGATCCAGGGCTTATCTGAATTTCGCAGCATTTTAGAGGAGAAAGGGGCAAGttgggaaaaggagagagggaggtggcAGTGGGGCTGGCTGAAGGGAGTTGAGGCATGGAAGTTTCTAAGAGGGGGGCCCCTAGTCTCCTCCAGGTGATTTTTGAGTGGAGTTTGCTTTGCCGATTAAAGCATCTGAGAAAAGGAATCTTTGGGGAAGGAGGTGAGAAATAGCAAAAGGGCCACGTCCATTTCCACATTGTTCACGGCTTTGAGTGAAAAGGCAGATGCTCATGTGAATCCCACTTGGGAAGAACTGCCTCACATCAGGGTGAACAATCGCAGCTGACTGAGTGCTCCTCACGTATAGCCTTTTAACCCTCTTCAGCACCTAATGAGGTCAGTATTGTTATTATtcccgttttacagataaggaggcTAAGGCACAAATATAACAGATTGGGTGATATGCTCCAGGCCTCTTGCAAACAAATAGTGGAGCTTGCATTTGAATCCACGGGTCTGCGTCAGAGTCCTCGTTCTTAACCAGCCTTGCAGCCCTATCCCCAGCGTTCGGTGTCAACTACACACACAGAAGGGAGAAAACCAACAAGTAATGCTCAAGTCAAGTCCAAAACAGAGTAACAGGATTGTGGTTTTTTAAGCAAATAGAAGACACCTAGGAACAAGCAACTGAATGTATGAGCCGTTTCCTGCCTCGGAAAAGACAGCTGTCAATCACTCTACACTGCAGAGGGCTCGCACAGGCAGGAGGCCTCCAAGTGGAAGGAGGATGTGTCCTTCTTTGGGGGACAGAGTTGGCATCAAGGATGATGAATGCATCCATCACATGCTCTCTTAGTTCCTGTAGCCCTGATAAGGAGATGGAGGAAAACCACCACTTCTCTTGTCCTCCTTCAGGGCACCTTGGCCTTTCTACTCATGGCACCGAACACAGTTTGCagctctggtttttgttttgtgttttgacaGGTCTATAAACCATTTAGGAGctggtttattctattttttattgtggtaaaatacaagTAACATAatctttatcattttaactattttaagtatacagttcagtggcaacAAGAACActtacattgttgtgcaaccaccaccaccattcaTCCCTAGAACTTCCTTATCATCCCAAAATGAAGCTCTGTATCCATCAAACACTATctctccatctcctcttccccccagctcctggtaacctctattctactttctatctctgtgaatCTGACCATTCTAGGTACTGCATTTAAgaggaatcatataatatttgtcctgtTGTATCTGCTTTATTCCGCCaagcacaatgtcctcaaggttcatccacactgCATGTATCAGTACCTTACTCCTTCCTGTGGTTGAACAATACTCCATTGCACGGGTAagtcacattttgcttatccatttatttgctgatggacacttgggttgtctccaccttttggctactatgaataatgttgctatgaacatttgtatacaaatatctattcaaatccctGTTTACtattgtccatttaaaaaaattgactatATGGTATTTGGCACTGTGCTAATACCTTACACATACTATCTCCCTTTAATCTGGGCAGCAACCCCTCTGAAGTaggtatcatcatcatcatcatattttTTCTGAGGTTATCCAGCTGACaagtggcagaggtggggtcTGAACTCACAGCAATGAGTCTGCTGCTCCCCAACACCCAACCCTTGCCCTCCGGCTGTGTCCAGGTGCTTTGGCTGCAGAGGGTGTTCTGATCTTGTGTCTTCATTTCTAGTGTCTCTCAAGCTGGCTTTGTCTAGAATAGCAGTGGGTTTTCAGCTACAAGGCCATCTGGATATAGGGCAGctctatttttaagtatatgtctattttttcttttgtctccctTATTAAACTCAAAACTCTATAAT
Encoded proteins:
- the LOC138384286 gene encoding mas-related G-protein coupled receptor member X2-like; this translates as MDPTTPWAIEITTMNGYGQVLPPACDEKTLILALLIVVVALVGLVGNAVVLWLLGFRMRRNAFSVYILNLAGADFLLLCFQIVYYLDNLIDIFHSSISNFFTSVLTFAYLAGLSMLSAISTERCLSVLWPIWYRCHRPKHLSAVTCALLWALSLLLSTLEGKFCGLLFRIGDYDWCRTFDFLTAAWLIVLFVVLAGSSLALLVRMLCGSRRMPLTRLYVTVVFAVLAFLLCGLPFGIYWFLLIWMGNYFNVSLCYIHLVLDALSCVNCSTNPLIYFFVGSFRQRWRQRGRTLRLVLQRALQDAPEGDDSEGSLPFPQGTP